In the genome of Oncorhynchus nerka isolate Pitt River linkage group LG4, Oner_Uvic_2.0, whole genome shotgun sequence, the window ctgtattttttattttgctcctttgcaccccattatttttatttctactttgcacattcttccactgcaaatctaccattccagtgttttacttgctatattgtatttactttgccaccatggcctttttttttgcctttacctcccttctcacctcatttgctcacatcgtatatagacttgtttatactgtattattgactgtatgtttgttttactccatgtgtaactctgtgtcgttgtatgtgtcgaactgctttgctttatcttggccaggttgcaattgtaaatgagaacttgttctaaacttgccaacctggttaaataaaggtgaaataaaaataaaaaataaattgttctcaacaccaatatgGTGGATAACGTTGCTATTATCCACATAGCAACAGGGTCTAGGAAAAGGCTCCAATTCAACAGTACACTAATGTGTTTCAGAAGCAGGGACAGCGACCGCTATCCAACGAGGAAGAAAGCgcatttgtttttaaataataTTATTTTTATTAGTGTTGCCCCATTGTTCTTAtgtaatataaccatatacaatttcagtagcaCGTGTCTTAGACTGATGGACTGTGCATAcccacaatggatcagtccactcagcACGAATTAGACAGGTGTCTTGTACACCATGATagatctatatatttttttgctactgctcgactaaagaaatctcggtcgaccaacagcctatcgaccaaacaatcaaccagttgactaaatggggtcagccctactaGAAACAGAACCGAAAACCAGAAAATATTGAACATTTTCAAGGAACAGAAACAAAAGTGATCCATACTGTTCAGGAACAGAactgttattttaaaagcatgggaactggTTAATAACATTATTTTACGTTCCAGTCATTTTTTCTAGTCCCACAAAAAAACCTATGCAAACCCTCACTCCGTCACTCAGAAACTtttccagtgtctgcctgcaaactgaaaatctttgccagtgtgtatgtgtttaggctacctgcccctacggagcataggctactgtactgacgttacaatCGTGATTCAGAAGATAGCTAATAAAAAAATAATTCTGCCTAAAGAATGGATGAACTTTTCCAATGCTAGATAAGGATACCATAGGCCTATCACGTTGTATTTAACAACAAAAAGGTAAGACATGTCTTTAATTCTGGTACCGCTCTGCACacactagcttgctagctagctcaaAGGACATTAAAGTTCCTTCATAGAAGCCACTCTTCCGTAAGTATAATTATGTGGACCCAAGTCAGATAATGCATGTGATAAGATGCCCAGCACTTCAAGCCTCCTCCTTAACCCACTCTCGATCTCTCCCCAACCGCAATATTTCAGTTGCATCGTGTGCCATAGGCTACACTAGTCTGTCCATCATGCATGTAAACAACTAGCTTGCCTGCTCTATCCGCACTGATCGGTGATGTAATTTAATGagctaaatatttttttaaattttatttcataGGTTGAAAAGGGAATGATATAAAACTGTACTTTTTGGTTTATTTTGCTGGTCGGAACAGTGGAACGGAacaattttttttgggggggggggggggggggttctgttcagaacgaaaCAATTGGAAAATAATTTCAGTTCTAACCCCCATTTAAGAATCACTTAGGATCATCACTACAGTAGCAGTTACAGGGGTCCACTCACCAGCTGATCGATTCTCTGCTGGCTGTTCTCTGCAGAGCGGTATAGCTTTAGCTCCTCAAACATCTTGATGTTGGCCTGCACCACACTGGCCACCTGGGGGCACCTCGGCACAGGGGAGACAACATGGCCATGTCAGAATGGTCTGTTTTCCATTCCACCAAGAATGTCAAATACAGAAAAGGTGGAGGACTTACTAGACGAGACATAAGGTAAGCGCTTTAACTCCCATCTATCCTTCACACAAATAGACATTTTTAGAAGATCCACATACAAATCAGTTTCCTCCGCCAAAAAAAAGAAAGTTATCCTGATAAGTTAACCATGTCTGCTGCTCCATACCGTGGTCAGTGTGCCTGCTGATCGAGATTGCGTATCCTTTCCCCGGTCAATTGCTGAATGATTCTGGCCTATACGATTTTGAAATCCATCTTTCACATGAGTGACTCCCACAACTCTTAATTTCCACACTTTTTGCCCCAGTTAAACACTCGTAAACATCAGTGCAAAGCCAGGAAAGGGGGAGTGTTGAAAACCATGGGTGTTTTGCCATTTACTAACATTGTGTGCCTGGAGTCTATAATTGTAAGCATCTCTGCCTTCAGCCTTCTGTCAATGTCTACCCTCAAGTCTCTGGCCAGCCAGTGCACGCACACGCATGGTTTGCTTCTGGGTGCCAAAAATACCTGTTCCTGAACGAGGTCAAAGAATCTCggcatctctacctccatccaccTCTCCAATCGGCCTCTCCTGCCACTAAACATGTTAAAAATGAACACATCTATTCTTCACACAGACACAAATTATGACAAGTTCATCATACAAATAAGTTTATCTTTCACAAAAAGACATCACGTTAAGTTACCCATTTTTGTACCTGGTGGTCTTTGAGATGCTGCATCTCCGCCCTCAGTCTCCTCGCCTTGCCTCCACTGCTGCCACTAAACATGTTAAAAATGATCTAATATCTATCCTTCACACAAAGTTCACCATACAAAGCATCTTAGCCTACACAAAAAATATATCTTGTTTTGACAACCTTTCTTTGAGGTTACATACTGTGTGCTGGTCAGTATACTTGGTCTTTGAGTCTGTATCTCAGCTCACAAGTCTGCTGTTAGTGTACCTGTTCGTTAAGTCTGTGGATCTCTGCCCTTAGCCTCTTCTCCATGGCGTCCTTCTCCTGCCGCAAGGTCACATTTTGCTGGTGGAGCTCCAGCAGATGCTTCTCTATATGTAGGGCCTGCTCCAGACTCTCCCCGCCCTGCAATAGACAACCACAGGTACACCAAGGTTAGTATCATGACATGAAGGGGGGTAGAGGGGTAACAGAGGTTAGCATTAGGGCATGCAGGCTGCTTGCATAAaagtatgtagattgatgagggatgtAATTAATATTGGTAAGAAAAACATTGGATGTGAGAACTTACTAAAGCACAGTATTAGCAAGATAACTCAATGGAGACACCTGTTCAGAGATAATACTGGCCGCCTCCTCGTAAATCAGGTTGCCTCCCTGTCCATCTGGGTCCATGAGAACCAGCGTCTGGGTCTGGTCCAGGGTATGCTGGGAAGGCCCCACCTCCTCTTCGGCCGCCACTAGGATCCCGTTGTTCACGCTGCTGTCCTTCAACCAGAGGAGGCACCAATCACCATACAATGACCAGACACAAGTTACTTGACATATACACCTCCTGTGCTGGGCTTGAGATGAACCTTTTTAACACTGGTGACACTACCGCTATAGAAGATTCAGCGACACCGATATAAACTTTGATAGCACAAGCAACAGGGCATGTTGTATAGATcacacaatacaacatgacatatacacatacacaataTCAACCCACCACAACCCTCTCTACTTCGGATGTGCATCTATCCCTTTCAAGACAATTTTATAGATAGACGctgatacaggaacgatacgttttaGTTTGAAATGATTCGGTTTGATGCGATAAAATTCGATGCACTGATATTTGTTGCAAAAACACATTCATTTTCTTTTCTAAATTAAAATCTGCTGCTGATGGCGCACATGAGCTTGATCTGTGTCCCCCCACACCTGATCTGAAATCACCATCTCTCCCTAATTAATTAATAACTTTTGCAGATTAAAAGTTTGAGTTTTAATTTATCATCTACACAATTATGCTATGACATAGCCAATGAACATATAGCACAACTACAAGTTCACAGACTGAGTGAGCTTCTCTTGCTTCGCCCATGCAGTGCGGGTAGCAAAAGTGATTGTTGTTCTCGTATTGAAATTATCAACTTTACCCTGTATATCTAAAAAATAACATATACACGGATTGTTTCAAGTAAAATGTTTGCTGATGGTGAACCTGAAATCTAAATTAATCCAATGTAAGCCCCGTTCAGCATGTATAGCCAGATGAGAGCTGTGTCTCTGGTAGTAGCTTAGGATACTTTTATTCCGGTAAAACAATTTAACAGCACATttgacaaaacaaacatttgaatGCTGAAGGTGATGTGCAAAATCAGCAATAGGTCTACCTCTGGTTTGTCAGCGCACGAAGTAGCACACGATTTGACTAGGCTACTAATATTGCCTGGGGTTGTTCGGCATGCGAAATTACTTGTAGATCAATGACATGCTTAGCTCgacactgaaggagaggacacaGTTGTCACAAAAGATGAGGTATTTTTGGAAGGTAGAAAGTAATTTGAGCTCCAAAATTTTTGTGAACCAGCGATTTGTAACGTTTTAATAGATTTTCTGACCGATGCGTGCCTCATTTGGAACGGTTTGGGGTCCTAGAACCTATGCACTAATAACTTAAACATTTGAACCTGGGACAGATGCGTATCGGTGAATTGTTACATCCCTACTATCCACATTTACCCACCACAAATCATGAGACATATATGAAACCTTGGGTTCCACAGTGAGCAGAGTCTCCGTGTTGGCTGTGTTGAGGATTGGCTGCGCCATGATAGTCCCCATGTCTCCGCCCTCCACCCCAGAGCTCGTACACACTTCCAGACCTCCATAGGCTTTAGGGTGGGCCTCCGGACTCTGGTCATAATACTGTCGGCTGTTCACCTCCTGAATGCACAAGGAGGGGATTGTGAGAGATCTGTCTTGGTCAGCATTCACAAAGATTCTCTGAGTGGGCGAGCTAATCAAGTATTAGAATTGAGGACTCTTATTGACTATGATTTAAAAGGCTAAAATTCatcccagatcagcactcctactcttttTGTATATATGGAGAATAAGTGCCCTGTCTGTTTACTCTTCATACTCACAGTGTTCAATGGTGAATGTATGTTCTATTACAGTAGTTTGGTGGTAGTACCTGTGTGACCTGTATCTGGAAGGTGGTGTGGGGGTTCCGGAAGTGGGTCTTATAGTGTTTGATGGCCTCGTCTCGGCGGTTGAAGCCGTTTCGGCAGCGGTAGCAGTGCCAGTGTGCCCCCTTGAACCTCTTCTCCCCTTTGATGGTGCCCACGATCTCACAGTGGTTGCAGCATCGAAGCACTTTTAGGCCTGAAGGGAAGACAAAAAGCTTGCTGTAAAGTTGTAGGTCCCATGTATTTTCCAGCAATCAATAAAAGAGCTTGCCTGATTATTTCATTAATCAATAAAAGAGCCTGcatgatgaagacagcttggctgtcgaaaagttggtaattacatttttgcatctgagctcctagagtgtgcggctctctttaattttcaagttttctactccgctagccagcacctcgtcttaataggtgtgcgtttcttttccTCTAAATTATTATTTCTTTAAACATTTAACTGATTTGAATGAAAGATCTCTCACTGAAACCTTTTGGCAAAGTCACACTACAACTGAATCTAGCATCTGATGTGTACTTTTATGTATACGTGTTGAAAAGCCTCTCACCAGCAAAGTCGATGCCCTTGTCAACATGTTTAATGCGGTAATGAGCCCGTAGGATAAGAGGGTCATGATAGGCCTCGACCACAGTGCAGAGAGGACAGTGCATATGAGTGCCCTTGTCCTTGCCTGAGCAGTTGTCGTCCTGACACAACACTGGGTTGTAGGTGTGCTCTGTGCCCCTGATCCGCACCGAAGGGTGGGCCTGAAACAGCAAGGTATTGAGATTCAGGTAGACTGAGGATAACTGTTGCAAGTTAATCCTCATACAATTTTCATTTTAACAACATATTTACTGTAGTTAGTAGCTATATTATTTTAAATCACTACTTACATACTGAGCTGAATGACAACAATAATGTTCCATTAGGTGCTCTAGTTGTTTATACATTTCTGCTACAAGATTATTTGCTTTCAACTAGTGGTAAATAGGTGCCTTAGACTGAAGGTCAAACCATGCATGAAATAAACTACTGAGCATATCCCCTCAGGCCTCACGTCAAGTTTCCACACCATTTTATCGTAGCCATTTGAACATAACATAATTATCTAGCTACAGTGCAGACTACTTAAGGGCAtttgtttggacattaaaaggaGCAATCAGCAGTTGTTACATCCATCTTTCGACAAATTAattatatgtacccattgattcctgCAGAAcataacttagaaatgcctcatgagcttagtttaacTTTCGTTCCCCATCATAACTCAAAATAAGCTTTTTTActacaatgtttgtaaacaaagtaaatctAAACAatcactatatagcctcaaaacaatGCCAAAACGATCATTTTGATATCATCATGGATCGTCAGTCCTTGCATTCATAGCCGTCTATGCATTTGAGAATGGTTACATTTATCTAGACCCATCCCTCAGTTTTTGTTATCGAAACTGGGGCGGGGACCCGGCTTTGTTTTTGTTTCTACTGCTTGTTGACACTTTAAATAGCTTGCTAATCAACAACTTTACAGGCGCTAGTTTGGATGCGTGTAGCagttacagctagctagctaccgtttTAGCTAGATAAAGACTGTCCATTCATCATGTGGCCTTCAAGACTAGACTTGAGACGCTTTAGAAATGTGACCGATCAATCGACATACTTACAATAAAAGCCGACATTTTATCTGCTGAAGCTGGAACTTTTGTT includes:
- the zgc:193801 gene encoding uncharacterized protein zgc:193801 isoform X3: MSAFIAHPSVRIRGTEHTYNPVLCQDDNCSGKDKGTHMHCPLCTVVEAYHDPLILRAHYRIKHVDKGIDFAGLKVLRCCNHCEIVGTIKGEKRFKGAHWHCYRCRNGFNRRDEAIKHYKTHFRNPHTTFQIQVTQEVNSRQYYDQSPEAHPKAYGGLEVCTSSGVEGGDMGTIMAQPILNTANTETLLTVEPKDSSVNNGILVAAEEEVGPSQHTLDQTQTLVLMDPDGQGGNLIYEEAASIISEQGGESLEQALHIEKHLLELHQQNVTLRQEKDAMEKRLRAEIHRLNEQVASVVQANIKMFEELKLYRSAENSQQRIDQLVKSLEMQHRTLIHTQLASLRTELLRQAERTTPVNGHTELTVSLVGEIATHPGEMTLFEEEQTETRIEREEEALTMVVVQMGPDPGDLVPISGDSCFVAGKNEESSVPELDSVDSGAEPFKNATESLEDKEGEEKSSRKRSPKEEPRGESEAKLQRIC
- the zgc:193801 gene encoding uncharacterized protein zgc:193801 isoform X1 — its product is MSAFIAHPSVRIRGTEHTYNPVLCQDDNCSGKDKGTHMHCPLCTVVEAYHDPLILRAHYRIKHVDKGIDFAGLKVLRCCNHCEIVGTIKGEKRFKGAHWHCYRCRNGFNRRDEAIKHYKTHFRNPHTTFQIQVTQEVNSRQYYDQSPEAHPKAYGGLEVCTSSGVEGGDMGTIMAQPILNTANTETLLTVEPKVSYMSHDLCSVNNGILVAAEEEVGPSQHTLDQTQTLVLMDPDGQGGNLIYEEAASIISEQGGESLEQALHIEKHLLELHQQNVTLRQEKDAMEKRLRAEIHRLNEQVASVVQANIKMFEELKLYRSAENSQQRIDQLVKSLEMQHRTLIHTQLASLRTELLRQAERTTPVNGHTELTVSLVGEIATHPGEMTLFEEEQTETRIEREEEALTMVVVQMGPDPGDLVPISGDSCFVAGKNEESSVPELDSVDSGAEPFKNATESLEDKEGEEKSSRKRSPKEEPRGESEAKLQRIC
- the zgc:193801 gene encoding uncharacterized protein zgc:193801 isoform X2, whose protein sequence is MSAFIAHPSVRIRGTEHTYNPVLCQDDNCSGKDKGTHMHCPLCTVVEAYHDPLILRAHYRIKHVDKGIDFAGLKVLRCCNHCEIVGTIKGEKRFKGAHWHCYRCRNGFNRRDEAIKHYKTHFRNPHTTFQIQVTQEVNSRQYYDQSPEAHPKAYGGLEVCTSSGVEGGDMGTIMAQPILNTANTETLLTVEPKVSYMSHDLCVNNGILVAAEEEVGPSQHTLDQTQTLVLMDPDGQGGNLIYEEAASIISEQGGESLEQALHIEKHLLELHQQNVTLRQEKDAMEKRLRAEIHRLNEQVASVVQANIKMFEELKLYRSAENSQQRIDQLVKSLEMQHRTLIHTQLASLRTELLRQAERTTPVNGHTELTVSLVGEIATHPGEMTLFEEEQTETRIEREEEALTMVVVQMGPDPGDLVPISGDSCFVAGKNEESSVPELDSVDSGAEPFKNATESLEDKEGEEKSSRKRSPKEEPRGESEAKLQRIC